The Diceros bicornis minor isolate mBicDic1 chromosome 14, mDicBic1.mat.cur, whole genome shotgun sequence genome segment tagtatctcatttaatcctcatagcaactaTTTGAagtaggaactattattatcatctctaGTTGAtgtatgagaaaattgaggcttagggtggggaagtaacttgcccactTAACACTCAGTTAAGTGTTACCTGAGTTTACAACCCAGATCTCCTGATTAGAAGTCTCGAGTTTTCCATGATACTAAATTGCATATGTGAAAGCACTTGGAGGAAATAAAGCTTAGAGAATTGCACAAATGGAAGAAATTTTTATTACAGCAATCCCCAGTTATAAGCCTTTTAGTTGCAGCTAAATTATGGTGGACATTAATAACCAGACTCTTTTGGTTATAATACTTTTTGGCTTGTGGTACTAGGTGAAGGCAGCTATTGTAAATTCTGAAATACTAGAGTAACATAAGCAGATGAGGACTTAGGAAGTTCGGCAGGACAGCCGTGTGCAGGACGGCTGGAGCATAAAAATGCCAATTAGTGCAGGGAAGAAACTACAAGGCTACTTACTAGTGAGTTAAAGGGATGGGACCTGGACTCAACGGAGTGgtaaacttctatttttcttttaaatgaaacacagattttgttaaaattttgaaaaatacagaaacaaaaaagaaatcaatcctTAATCCACCCCGGAGATAACCGCCATCATTATATTAGTTATATACTTTTTCCAAGCATGTGTTTGTTATGTTTGCCTCCAACAAAAGAGGAACCACATAGGACAAACAcgatttaaagaagaaaacactgaTGGAATCTGGTAACTATCTAGATACGGGCTGAAGCAACTTTATCAACACCAGTGCCAGCGAGGGCGCCGATCCCACGAACGCCAGCGGTCGCCTCGGTACGACCTCCTCAAAGCACGAAGTCGCGTCTCTATGGTTGTTCCTGTGCCGGAACACAGAGATATACTCTCTCCTATTGCGGAACTCTATGGTCTGAGGATGCCCCTGTGACCCCGGAAGCGATCCTGGAGGCTGAGacggcaagatggcggcgcggGTGGCGTTTGGAGCTGTGTGCCGGCGTCTTTGGCAGGTACAAAGACGGCGGGCTGGGGGGACTAGGCGGGCCAGCAGAGACGGTTGCCACTAAATCCGGCTGCCACCTGTCGTTCTGCCCATCGGGAGCCTTCCCGATATTCATTCCGCACCTTGGCTGTTGGTGCTGATTTTATCTCGAATCCTCCCATGGAATAAAACATAATGAGTCAGGGCACAAACAGGAACAAGAAGAATCGTAGAGTGTCAGGGTTGGATTGAAGATCAGGTGTTTCATACCTCtcctttctcatttgcaaaataaactgaggctcagagaagacagGAAGGTTGCCTCGCGAAAATGGGGGGCTGAGCTGGCACGAGATCTTAGACGCTAACCACGGAACCGAATTGAGATACCTTCCTGATACCCGGGGTTCTGAGGTTTGGATGAGAGTCGCTGAAGTCAGAGGAGCGGGTTAGATGTCCTCTGCGCGGTTctttggagaaaaaggaaaaacgtAAGCAGCGGTTCTTATATTATTTGGCCTCAGCATCTGTTTATGCTCTGAAAATGAGgactccaaagagcttttgtttttgtGGGTTTTAGCTATCCATATTTAGCTTAttagaaaacaaaactgaaaatctTAAAAATGCTTATTCATTTAAAGATAACCCTAATAAACTCATTAGGTGTTaacataattaacatttttatggaaaataaccAAATTTTCCAAAACAGATTTAATGAGAAGAGTGGCAATAGTTTgtgtttttgcaaatctctttaatgtctgacttaatagaagacagctggattctcatatctgcttctgcagtcTGTTGCTACATCACACCTCGCGCAGCCTCTGGAAAACGGCACCGTACACTGGTGAGAGAAGGAGAGTGGGAACGTTGCAAGTAACGTCTTACTATTATTATGGAAATAGTTTTACTCTCCCAGACCCCCTGAAAGTGTCTCCGGCCTGTCAGAGGTGCTTAGactgcactttgagaaccactgatcttaAGTCAGATGGTATTAGAGGTTGAAATTTTCTAAGACACACTTACCTAGACCGTACTCCAgggcctcaaaaaaaaagaaaacttaagaaCTTCTTACTTAAGGTTGATTTGTGGATGTAACAGCACTTTAGGCTCCAACTTTTAAAAGCGGAGATTTATTTATACTGGGAGAATGTGACTGGGAAGTGCCATATTCTTTAGCCCTGTGGTGCTTTTGCACAACTGGATTGTGGGGTCACTGGCGTAACACAACTGGATTGTGGGGTCACTGGCGTAAATGTGGGGAGGGAGTTCTCTCTGTGATTATGTGTGGAGAATGGCACAGATCTCTTACTGCCTTGTATTGTGCCtgatttcctttgttctttttatttttcccccttgaTCCAAGGGACAGTATGAAAGTTTTGATTTGCCTCGGGGTGAAGAGGGGGAGAAGGACAATAAGCTAAGAATAAGCTTTTTTTAAACATACTTAAGTGACCCTCAGTTGTTTTAATTAAGTTTCACTTGTACTAAACTGCTATTCTCATCTTCAAAGTATTTTTAAGGATCCTGTTGTGCTTCCATTTTCTCAGGTTACACTTTTAGACCTCAGGAAAGTTTAAGTGAAAAACAGATGGCAAATTACATATTGTATATAGTACCATGGGTTTCCTACAACTAGAAGTTTTATTCCACCAGGGGGAGCTGACGATAAAGGATTTGGAAATTCTGGGTTGTATTATGAAGCGCAGTAGTGATGTAAGATGGGTGTAAGTTCCAGTGTGTATTTCAATTTATGTATAAGCTAGTTATCCCAGCCAAGCCAAGAAATACATATGTTGAAAAAGACGTATGGACGTTTCAAAAGAATGGTACTTGAGAATTCTTATTCCAACtcttaaattaaattataaagacGAATTCTTTTATTGCTCAAAACTGTTCAGGCAAAATAAGTATTATATTGAAGTACATTTAATCTGTAGAAAATAATGGGAAAATGAAGTCATATATTTTTTGTTCCTTGATGTCCACATATTTAATTCATAGCTGTTCTTTTAATGTGAgacttgcttttttaaaaaagttcttgtggaggccggcctggtggtgaagcagttaagtgtgcgcgctccgcttcggctgccaaaggtttgcaggttcggatcctgggtgtgcattgacacactgcttgtcaagccatgctgtggcggcgtcccatgtaaagtagaggaagatgggcacggatgttagcccagggccaatcttgctcagcaaaaagaggaggattagcatcagatgttagctcaggactgatcttcctcacacacaaaaaataaataaaataaaaattaaaattaaaaagttcttggggctagcccagtggtgtagttaagttcgcatgctctgttttggcagcctggggttcacaggtttggatcctgggcacggacctacacagtgctcatcaagccacgctgtggcggcatcccacgtatagagtggaggaagatgggcgcagaggttagctcagggccaatcttcctcaccaaaaaaaaaaaaaaaaagttcttgctTCTGAGCTTTAAAAGATCTAGACCCAGGCTagctctggtggcctagtggctaagttcagcacactctgcttcagtggcctggcttcagttcccgggcacggacctacactactcatctatTAGcggccatgatgtggtggcggctcacacaaaaggaagaaaagaggaaggttggcaatggatgttagctcagggtgattcttcctcagcaaaaaaaaaaaaatttaatctctAGTATTTTGAGAGTCCTTTTGACTATCAACTCTACCATTGTCCTCTTTTTTTGAATGAAATCTAATTTGGTATTTTAGTTACCCTAATATCTTCGTCTGAAATAATGAGGTAGCCCTTTATTTGAAGCATCATGCATCTTTTGATTTTTAGTGGAAACTATGAATGGTGTATGGATTGACCTTCATCTAACGCATGTCCcccctttattttctttaagggTTCGAGGAACTTTTCTGTAAACAGTCCTAAGAGCAGTACAGCCAACAGTGGTGGCTTTCTTCTGTAAGTATAGTTGGATGAGCTAAAGTGAATATGAAAATGGGCTCTTGTGTTGTTTTACTTAGGTGTCTCTTTGTTTCCACACGTAGCAGTACCAATATGAAGTGGGTACAGTTTTCAAACCTACACGTTGACGTGCCCAAGGATGTGACTAAGCCTACGGTATGTACTCCCTGTTTCTTGGCATAAGGAGCTACATTAGCAATACATTTTCCTCATTATTTCACTTGAGGCTGTTTCCCAAACACTATGAACAAAAAAATTTTGTTCCCGAATACTGGCAGATGCGCAGCGTGCCTGAGTAAGGTAGTATCTCATGGCCCTGGGGGCTCCTGTTAATTTTCAGAGTATCAAGTTAAGttctaaaggaaaaaattacaTACCCCAGATAACCGTGGGAATGAGCAGTCTTGCTTTTAGCTCAGCATGATGTGAAGAGTTGTCGTAATTAATGATGCAGAATATTTGATATTATGTCatagaagaatttttttcttatagcCTTTGAGTCAGTTTTCATTTAAGATACTGAGCCTGGGCCTGGACAATGCTTTATTGTTCACAGTGAGAAAGAACATTACCACAAGTGAAGAAAATCCAGAGGTGGCTGTGTAACCGTGTTTCCTTTAAGTAAAAGCCATGATTCTGTCAACCCAGTTTTTgtgttatttgtaatttttaaaaatccttacaAATTCCAAATCCTTTCAGTTCCACCCCTCAAAAATAATCCCCTGTAACAGTTTGGTATGCATCCTTCTAGACGTTTTTCTGTAATCATTATATCTATGCACGTGCACACCAAAATGGAATCGTATTATACATAATGTActgctgtttcatttttttcacttaatagatACTAGATACATTTTCACAACAATACAAATAAACCCCAGGTCTCTAACTCAGATGCCGGTGTGGGCCAGGAAAGGAGAGGTGACAGGATGGGCACAGTGTCAGGCTGTGCCCTTTGTAAGCAAGACAGCTGCTACTTTAGCCATTTGTTGCCTTGTGGGAAATCAGCCCTAGTGATGTCAGATTGTCGAAATTTTCCAAGCTAAGCTGAAATCCTAATTTTTATGCAATAACTCATATTTGTAACAGATTCATAATATCTCTAAAACCCTACAGGGACTAATCAGAACACATCTTAGGGCTATATTCCCCCTCCCTTGTCCCCCAACTTATGAGGTGGGATATCAGTATATTCTGTTCTTCCAACAACCCTCTTGGGGTAATTGAGAATGAATGTCTAGCTTCCTGGTTAGTAAGTAGACCTGCTTTCAGGGTGAAGTAATTTACCCCTGAATCATTGCATTAGTAATAGAAATTACTGGTTTAATGGATGAATGAAATGAAGATAATTCATCTCTTGGAAGAAAGTCAGAAATGTCAAACCCATTATTTCTAAGATCTTTAAGTATTAGGGTAGAAGAGGTAGAAGTTATATGTACAGTCAGTGTCATAACATTTTAATTAGAAATGGGTAATTTTTCTATTAAGGCAGGCAAAACATACATgaataaaaccaaataaaaaagaatatgaatACCACTAGCTCACCTTTGTgtaacaatgttttataatttataaacactttaatgTGTGTTTTCTTGTTCCCTACAGAAATGCTGTGAGCTATGGCATAGGTGTTATCCtgttttatatatgagaaaactgtGGTGCAGTGAGATTATGTGACTTTCCCATTGTCACTCAGCCAGAAGTTTAATTCTCAGTCCAGGTCTTCTGACCAGGCTACTTTTGTTAACAGACCCAAAAACCCTTTCCCATTGCATTTTTGGTGCTCAATAACTATTAAGTTAGGAGGTTCCATTAATGATTTTGTAGGTTGCTTGAAAGCCCTTTTGATTCAAACTGTATCTTAACAGATTCTAAGGGTCATTGTGGGGATCTGAATGTGATAGTATCTAGACACTTAAGCTAACAGCATTAGGATGTTACTCAGCATTTTTCTCCCAATCTACTAGTAAACTCTGAGGTTGTTCAATTGACGGTAATATGTTAAGTTTTCCAGTTATAAATGTTAGAGGAACCACAACTGaaacttttctttttgattttaaaattgtaGATAACCGTTTCTGATGAACCAGACACGTTATATAAGCGCCTGTCAGTTTTAGTAAAGGGCCATGATAAGGCTGTATTGGACAGTTATGAATATTTTGCCGTGCTTGCTGCTAAAGAACTTGGTATCTCTATTAAAGTGTGAGTATGATCTTTCCTAATCTGACCTGTTAGCTGCTGTAACAGCTCAACCAGGACAATGGTGCTGATTTTGACTAGGTCTGACCCCTTAAAATTAGATAGAAACTCAAGATAGGTAGAGTTTAGGTTTGTCATGTTATCCTACGCAGGATCATCCCTTCCTGTCCACTAGAATTTTTAAGAATGAGTGAGCaaggaaaatgaaggaaagaCTTTAGAAATTGCGTAGATGTAGGGGAACCCAAGAAGCCCTTGTGTCTGGGCTCTCCATGGGACAGGGAGGTAGATGAGGTGAACAGGCAATCCTTTTAGACTCTTTGGATTTGATGATCTGGGCTAATATTATATCCACTGTTTCAAAACTGCGTTAAGAACCACCTCTCACCCAGTAATTTCATGCATGAGCAAGGTGAACAGCATGAGGCCTTGAGGTCACTGCGGGGTCGAGTATATCTACCTCCTTTGTCTTGTCACCTGCTCCTTCTGCTATTGAACAAGGCCCATTTGGGGCTTTACCACTCTTCTAACAAAACCAAAGGAACCCACACATTTCCCATAACAGACTGTAGTTTCATGATTATCAATGATTCTGTAGATTCTCCTAAAATAACACATACAGGAGACGTAACTGTCCAACACTGGTGCTACTCTTCACCATTCATGTATTTGGTCAGTAAGGGACTTCAAGCCTGTAAAACCTGGAGGTGTGCGTGTCTGCGCTTACATGCCAAGGCTCCTTTTTGCGTCTGTGGAAAAATGTTCCTGTTACTTAGTATCTGTGGTGTTTGTTTTGGCTTGAGCTTTATGACAGCAGTTGTTATAGATGACAGTCTTGACAAATGGAAGTCTATAAATGGTACTTAATGCCTATAATTGAGTGAGAGCCTGACCTACAAGATTGTGTCATTGTGCTTTGATATCAGTGACTCAGGTTTTAACATCGCTTAGCTTAAGTATATTGTTTTGCCTATTAATTTTTCAGACATGAACCTCCAAGGAAAATAGAACGATTTACTCTTCTCAAATCAGTGCATATTTTCAAGAAGCACAGAGTTCAGTATGAGATGAGAACACTGTATAGATGTTTAGAGGTGAGTTTATTTCAGACATTCAGGCATTTTTGAAATGCCCAAATTTCACACTAGCGTATCATAACTTTCCTTTAACACTGACTGGGTTGACTTTCTTTTAGTGAGCCATGCCTGATAGTTgtaaagaaggtaaatgtctTTTTGTGGTTATGGAACTGACATGATAGGAAAATTAAACTGACGTAAAGCCATCCTTTAGAGTATTTCATACTTTAACTCAGTAATACAGATGATGCTGACTAGTTTTTATACAATAAGATAGCATTGGAATAATTTTGCTTATATTTCAGAAATTCTAGTTACATTTTCACACAGTTCTAATAATTCATTTCACATGCTAACTGGGTTTTCCACGTCCATGATGGGCAGCATTAAGGTTTTTCCTTCATCTGTTATTCATTTGTGCATCCATTAGGGTCAGCATAGTCATGTGGTTAAGGAGATCATGGGTTCTAGAGTCAAATAGCCAAGTCCAAGTACGGCACTTGCAAGCTGTGTGACCCatgcctcaattccttcatctgGAGAATGGAAATAAAAAGGGTGGCCACCTCATAAGGTtagtttgaggattaaatgaggtgtttatctaaagcacttagaatactTCCATTGCATCGTAAATGATGGCAAATGTTATTAAAACAAGTGCTTGTGCATCTTTTATATGGGAAGCACTGTACTAGGCATTGAGGGTACAAATATGGTTAAGACATAGTCCTAcccttaaattaaaaagaaaaatctcaggggccggcccggtgacttaacggttaagtgcacgcactccgctactggcggcccgagttcggatcctggcgcgccaacgcgccgcttctccggccatgctgaggccgcgtcccacatacagcaactagaaggatgtgcaactatgacatacagctatctactggggctttggaggagaaaaggaggaggattggcaatagatgttagctcagagccggtcttcctcagcaaaaaaaaagaggaggattagcatggatgttagctcagggctgatcttcctcacaaaaaaaaacaaagaaaaatctcagattttATCCACGCATGTCTGACAGAAACACATTGTGATGTAGCACACAAAAAATCTTATACTAACTCTGCCTTATAATGTAGTCTTTTGTTCCCTTTTGTCTCAAGTTGTTTTGTGAAACTCTTATAAGTGTACTGCTGATACCATGCTTGCCAGCTGGGTTCCACAGATCCTGGCTTTAAGGCATTTGGGAGGAGGGGCCTTCAGGGCCATGCTCTCCTCATCCAGTTCAAGCAGAGGATCTACACTATTTTCCTTtgaaattgggattctgtgtacgattttatagaggaagaaaaGGCCCTACCACTTTTAcgaaagaaaacttaaaatttctGCTTTAACAGCATAGCATGAACCAATTTCGTGTTTGAAATTTTAGTTAGAACGTCTAACTGGAAGTACAGCAGATGTCTACTTGGAATATATTCAGCGAAACTTACCTGAAGGAGTAGCCATGGAAGTTACAAAGGTATGACTTGAATTTCTTCCTCTGTTGGGGAGAGATCTGTATTATTGTTTTGATACATTGTAGCCTGGGCCTGGCCTACTGAGTGGAGGGGAGGGCCTGTGGGGGGCCTGGAGGCAGAGTTGCCACAGTGGTTGGGGGTCTCCGCCTCCCTATGCAGTGATGGCAGCTCAACAGAATCCTGCTACTACAGCCCACATCCTTTCTGAGATGCCTCTGAAGTCTCCCTCCTTCTTAATAGTTGTCTAGGCATGGGGACCACATTAATTGGTAGTCCCTGGAGATCATTGAGGATCAAACAGATCATATGAGAGTGTTGATTTATATACCGTCAAGTGTCTTCTCTGGTTCAAAACCCTACAAAAAGATGAGAggagtaacagaaaaaaaagtaaagaggaCTCAAGGgatcaaaattaataaatctaATTTGTGGCCTAAGGGTTCAGTTAAGTCCACATTatattatagttttgtttttctctttttagacAAAATTAGAACGGTTGCCAGAACACATCAAGGAGCCAATCTGGGAGACGATaccagaggaaaaagaagaaagcaagtcCCAAAGTCTCAGAGAGACCACTTGTGCTGGCATTTGAAATGAGGATGGGCCAGACGTGTTCGCTGAAATGGAGAGTGCTTCCAGGCGAGATGATTTTGAGTCCCCCTGACACTCTGTTGAGTCCACATACGTGATCAGTTGAAATCAGGGAATGGAACTTGAATGATACACTGGACTGTAGTGCAGGACCACTTTATCTAGTCTTTTGTACATGTCATTGTTTCGGTTCTGATTTTAACAAATGTGAGCAAACCATTTTGACTACTATACACCAGAAGAGtcagatttatattttgttattctGCTATTGTTCAATTATTAGTTGATACTGATTTTAATTTATATCGTTTCATTAATCTGAAAGTGAGTGTTTGAAATATTCCTCacacatgtttttttcttttgaggtaccCAGAAGGAACCTGTGGTTATTTTGGTTGATTTAACACTGAGCAGTGAAAGTTTTTGATATTTACCTTGGTGCGGGCTAGCATATGCTAGTTGGGGTGGTAACCTCCAAATTTTACCTCATTTAAGCATCATGTTCTTGAAAATGAGCATTCTTTGCAGCAGGTCAGGCCCATTTGTGCCGTGCACTGCCCTCTTCTTGTAGCCCAGACCCTTACAGGACTGCCTCCCAGGGTCACTATAATGGCATTTGAGCTCTCAAGAAATTACTGCTGTATCATTTCATTCATCTTGGGATTCATTCAACaagcttttattttgttaactttgTATCTAGTACTGTAGTAAATACCAAAAATTGAATAGAAATAATGGCTTTTGAAAATTGTGCAAGGCACggataaatatttttccttattaagttCCACATTGCTAAGAAAGCCTGTTTCTTTTGGTAAATGGCACTCTTTGTTTGGAGACATCTACTTTTCCACGACATTAAATAGTAGTTAAAGCCACGAAAGAGGCAAGACTCCAATGGGCTGAAACTGTTAAGTGTATCAACCCCAAGGGAGTGATTCGTTTCCTTTTTTACAGCAGAATCAAGTCTGTGTCTTTTGTGGTTTCCTTCACATCTTTGGAGTAGTTATGACTTCTCAGTTTTTCCCCCCTTAAGCTAGAGTCCCGATTCTCTTTTCCCAACCTACTATCAGGTATCAGTGTTTTGAATGCATACTGCGAATGTATCAGACTTCCAGTACTGTCATTAACATGAAAAGAATTACAGCCTTGTGCCCCATGACCTCATTCTGTTTGTAGCTTGGTGGTTGACAGTCATTCACGAATGCCTAAAGCATGCTTATCCCAGGTATAAGCCTCAGGGTTAAGAACTAGTCAATAAAACAAGAGTGATAGAGTTTAACTATATCTAGCAAAGCAGCAATTTGGGACCCATTTctactttaaaagaaataattttttaaaaataaatatagggaCCTACCCGGTGGCGctgtggttaagtgcacgtgctctgctactgcaGCGCGGGGTTCgggggttcagaaccccgggcgcgcaccaacgtgctgcttgtcaagccatgctgtggcagcatcccctctaaagtggaggaacacgggcacggatattagcccagggccagtcttcctcagcaaaaagaggaggattggtgttggatgttagctcaggggtaatcttcctcaccaaaaaaaataaataaataaaaataaaataaaaataaacatagacCCACATCTAagcttttctttgatttttttacagACGGTATGAATCACTGTATTAGGATGATTTATGCATACTCAACCTCCAACGACTCTCCATGTGAGCTCCTTTAAAGGTGTGCATCCACTTCCAGCTGTTTTCAAACTAAACTACCCTGTAAACCAGATTACTTAGCTTAGCCCTTCGAATTATACATTGAAATCTTGTTGCagataaatatgcaaataaactacATATGACAAAAGCTAGTGGTACTTTGACAAAAGAATTTGGCGTATTTGAAGTGTACTTCTTGGTATAAACAAGGTAGTTTTTTATCCTGATAGGctgagaaagttttttttaattgagtaaaATGTATATTCTGAAAATTAGAATTAAGTCTCACTTTCTGTCCATGGGGGGGATGGGAGGTAGTGAGAGAAAAGTGGACCTGATGGTAGAATGAACCAGAAGGCAGGTAAGAAGTGagatcatttttttattgaggtataatcctGAGTTCATTGGTGCTTTCTCTGATCTGAAGTATCTtttcatattaaataaaattgtgtTATGGTCTGTTTAAAATTATTGGTAGACCTCTATAGATTAAACTCATTGAGTGCCTAGTTTTGATGCTTTCAAAGAGAATTACTTATATGTTCCTTTGGCCACTTAGACATGCCACagaaagtacataaagcaattattttttattttatttttttattttttatttttttccccaaagccccagtagatagttgtatgtcatagctgcacatccttctagttgctgtatgtgggacgcagcctcagcatggctggagaagtggtgcgtcggtgcgcacccgggatccgaacccgggcgaccagtagcagagcgcgcgcacttaaccactaagccacggggccggccctaaagcaaTTATTTTAAACCAGACTAATTTCTTAACATTTCTACTTGTCAGCTACCATTCCTCCTTTCCTACATTAGATTATTAAATTCGTTTTACTACAACACTAATGAGCAGCAGAGTAGAGACAAcgtggactttggagtcagacaggcctgAGTCAGGTAAGAGTTCAAAACCACCAGCTGCAGTAAACTGGGCGAGATATTTAACCCCatcagagcctcagtttactcattagTAAAATGTAGGGTATAGTAGCTACTTATTACAGTTGGTGTATTAATTTATATAACTTATAAAGCACCTCACGTGGTACCAGGCAGAtaatagacattcaataaataatatcTATTACTAGATGGCAGTACAAATTCGATGATACTCCAGATGCTTGTGTGCTGTACTGTTTAAAAACCAGCTGGAAAGGACCTCAGGATATCTCCAAGGTGAGGATAATACCTTCGAATGGCTGTGAAGTTTAATTTAGATGAGAAAACATGTAACGTGCTTATTATAATCCCCACCCTACATTATGCCAAGCATTTTACATAAACAGTCATTTGCagatactattttatttaatctttataacaacgTGATGAAGTAGTTACTGTTATTCCTGATCTACAGGGGAGAAAACCAAGTTATGACTCAATCACCCtttcagtttacagatgaagctgagacaaaaaagacaaaaaaaaactgaTTTGTCTGAGTTCAGGTTAGTGACAGGGACAGCCCCGCAGCCTAATTTTCAAAGGCCAGGAGGTACTCAGATGTCTACATAGTCAATGCAGAGTATTCAAACCTAAAATCCAGATTTATTTCCCCTTGCGCATTAGCAAAATGCACTCATTTCCCCTACAGCTAAGAAGTAAAGAAGTTGACTAAGGGGAAAACATCCAAGGAATAAAAGATGTAAAGGTGTATGAATAGAGGCAAGAAGCATAATACACAATGTGATTCCTGTGGTCTTGAGGCTGACACCGGTCCTGAGTGTCTGAGGGGCAACAGGAGAGTTCAGGCTTCAGCGAGGAGAGTCCTACTGCATCACAAGGACACTGGCATGGAGACCATTTACAGTAGGGCTTTGGGCCAGTCCCAGCTGGGGCTTGGCAGACCCTGGTTTGTTGCTCTCAGGCATTTT includes the following:
- the MRPS10 gene encoding small ribosomal subunit protein uS10m isoform X2, producing MAARVAFGAVCRRLWQGSRNFSVNSPKSSTANSGGFLLSTNMKWVQFSNLHVDVPKDVTKPTITVSDEPDTLYKRLSVLVKGHDKAVLDSYEYFAVLAAKELGISIKVHEPPRKIERFTLLKSVHIFKKHRVQYEMRTLYRCLELERLTGSTADVYLEYIQRNLPEGVAMEVTKTKLERLPEHIKEPIWETIPEEKEESKSQSLRETTCAGI
- the MRPS10 gene encoding small ribosomal subunit protein uS10m isoform X1, which produces MSDLIEDSWILISASAVCCYITPRAASGKRHRTLGSRNFSVNSPKSSTANSGGFLLSTNMKWVQFSNLHVDVPKDVTKPTITVSDEPDTLYKRLSVLVKGHDKAVLDSYEYFAVLAAKELGISIKVHEPPRKIERFTLLKSVHIFKKHRVQYEMRTLYRCLELERLTGSTADVYLEYIQRNLPEGVAMEVTKTKLERLPEHIKEPIWETIPEEKEESKSQSLRETTCAGI